In Paenibacillus ihbetae, the following are encoded in one genomic region:
- a CDS encoding acetyl-CoA C-acyltransferase, with protein sequence MREAVIVSLARTPVGKAKKGSLAQTRVEDLGKAVLEAVIARAPGLKKEDVEDIILGCAMPEGEQGLNVARIISLYAGYPVTVPALTVNRFCSSGLQAIAFAAERIMLGYADVIIAGGVESMSHVPMTGFKPAPHPTIVDEMPEVYIGMGHTAEEVARRFGITREAQDAFAASSHRKAAAAIAEGKFRNEIVPVNVSLAAADESGKVRSKSFTFDMDEGVRPDTSPEVLAKLRPAFALGGTVTAGNASQTSDGAAAVAVMSREKAEALGLKPLATFRSFALAGVEPEIMGVGPVEAIPKALRMAGIGLDEVDVFEINEAFASQCLHIIRALDIDESRVNVNGGAIALGHPLGCTGAKLTVSLVSELARRGGGYGVVSMCIGGGMGAAGVFEVHAAGA encoded by the coding sequence ATGAGAGAAGCAGTCATCGTATCGCTTGCCCGAACTCCGGTGGGGAAAGCGAAGAAAGGGAGTTTGGCCCAGACGCGCGTGGAGGACCTGGGGAAGGCGGTGCTGGAGGCCGTCATAGCTCGCGCGCCGGGGCTCAAGAAGGAGGATGTGGAGGATATCATCCTCGGTTGTGCGATGCCGGAAGGCGAGCAGGGATTAAACGTCGCCCGGATCATCTCGTTGTATGCGGGATATCCGGTCACGGTTCCCGCCCTGACGGTGAACCGGTTCTGCTCCTCGGGCCTGCAGGCAATCGCCTTTGCAGCGGAACGGATTATGCTCGGTTACGCCGACGTGATTATCGCCGGCGGCGTCGAGAGCATGAGCCATGTGCCGATGACCGGCTTCAAGCCGGCTCCGCATCCGACGATCGTTGATGAAATGCCGGAGGTGTACATCGGCATGGGGCATACGGCGGAAGAGGTTGCCCGCCGGTTCGGAATTACCCGCGAAGCGCAGGATGCCTTCGCGGCCAGCAGTCACCGCAAGGCAGCGGCTGCCATTGCGGAAGGGAAGTTCCGGAACGAGATCGTACCGGTAAACGTGTCCTTGGCAGCCGCAGACGAATCGGGCAAGGTGCGCAGCAAGTCCTTCACCTTCGATATGGATGAAGGCGTACGTCCCGACACATCGCCGGAGGTACTGGCGAAATTGCGGCCTGCCTTTGCTCTCGGCGGGACCGTAACCGCCGGGAACGCCTCGCAGACCAGCGACGGCGCGGCGGCGGTCGCGGTCATGAGCCGCGAGAAGGCGGAAGCGCTCGGCCTTAAGCCGCTCGCGACCTTCAGGTCCTTCGCCTTGGCGGGCGTCGAGCCCGAAATTATGGGCGTGGGCCCGGTGGAGGCCATTCCGAAGGCCCTCCGGATGGCGGGCATCGGGCTGGATGAGGTGGATGTGTTCGAGATTAACGAAGCATTCGCTTCGCAATGTCTCCACATCATCCGCGCCTTGGACATTGACGAGAGCAGAGTCAATGTCAATGGCGGAGCCATCGCCCTCGGTCACCCGCTCGGCTGCACGGGAGCGAAGCTGACGGTCAGCCTTGTGTCCGAGCTGGCCCGCCGCGGCGGCGGTTACGGCGTCGTGAGCATGTGCATCGGCGGCGGTATGGGCGCCGCGGGGGTGTTCGAGGTGCACGCGGCCGGGGCGTGA
- a CDS encoding long-chain-fatty-acid--CoA ligase, translating into MDTKPWLQFYPPEVAPAFDYPKQNLALFLVTSAQKYPRKPAMYFMGKTISYQSLLDSAYRMANALRSKGVKKGDRVAIMLPNCPQVVISYYGALLAGAVCVMTNPLYMEREIAYQMKDSGAKIIITMDMFVSRVEKVIEETKLEHIIVTSVKDYLPFPKNLLYPIKAKQAGPLPVVHYGSRVHAFKQLLAASPNDPICESVDAERDLALLQYTGGTTGTPKGVMLTHLNLVANTVQSANWCYQVEDGRERYMAALPCFHVFGLTVLLNQAVYRAGMLILVPKFEVAMILELIRKVKPTLFPGAPTMYIALINHPRIQEYDLSSINACISGSAALPVEVQDKFEELTKGRLIEGYGLTEASPVTHANPIWGRRKIGTIGIPIPDTEAKVVDPETGEEMPVGEPGELIVKGPQVMKGYWNRPEETFDTIRNGWLFTGDMATMDEEGYFTIIDRKKDMIIASGYNIYPREIEEVLYEHPSVKEAVVVGTKDDYRGETVKAYIVLKDGAAPDPSGLEKFCRSQLAAYKVPRQFVFRDALPKTMVGKVLRRKLLEEEEEGRPTG; encoded by the coding sequence ATGGATACAAAGCCTTGGCTGCAGTTTTATCCGCCGGAAGTAGCCCCCGCTTTTGATTATCCGAAACAGAATTTGGCGTTGTTTCTCGTGACGTCGGCACAGAAATATCCCCGGAAGCCGGCGATGTATTTTATGGGGAAAACGATCAGCTACCAAAGCTTGCTGGACTCCGCCTACCGCATGGCAAATGCGCTCCGCAGCAAGGGCGTGAAGAAGGGAGACCGGGTGGCGATCATGCTGCCCAATTGTCCGCAGGTCGTCATCTCGTACTATGGCGCGCTGCTCGCCGGAGCGGTGTGCGTCATGACCAATCCGCTCTATATGGAGCGGGAAATCGCCTATCAGATGAAGGACTCCGGTGCCAAAATCATCATCACGATGGATATGTTCGTTTCCCGGGTGGAGAAGGTAATAGAGGAGACGAAGCTTGAGCATATCATCGTAACGTCGGTGAAGGACTATCTACCGTTCCCGAAGAATCTGCTCTATCCGATCAAAGCGAAGCAGGCAGGCCCTCTCCCGGTCGTCCATTATGGCAGCCGGGTGCATGCATTTAAACAGCTGCTGGCCGCATCGCCTAACGATCCAATCTGCGAAAGCGTGGATGCGGAAAGGGATTTGGCACTGCTGCAGTATACCGGCGGCACGACGGGGACGCCCAAGGGCGTCATGCTGACGCATCTGAATTTGGTGGCCAATACGGTCCAGTCTGCGAACTGGTGTTACCAGGTAGAGGACGGGAGGGAGCGGTATATGGCCGCGCTGCCGTGTTTTCACGTATTCGGGCTGACGGTGCTGCTGAATCAGGCGGTGTACCGTGCCGGCATGCTGATTCTGGTCCCTAAATTCGAAGTGGCGATGATCCTGGAGTTAATCAGAAAAGTAAAGCCCACGCTCTTCCCCGGCGCGCCCACCATGTATATTGCGCTGATCAATCATCCGCGGATTCAGGAATACGATTTGTCTTCCATTAATGCCTGCATCAGCGGCTCTGCCGCGCTCCCGGTCGAGGTGCAGGATAAGTTCGAGGAGCTGACGAAGGGACGGCTGATCGAGGGCTACGGATTGACGGAAGCCTCGCCGGTGACCCACGCGAATCCGATCTGGGGAAGACGCAAGATCGGGACGATCGGTATTCCGATACCCGATACGGAAGCCAAAGTGGTCGACCCGGAGACCGGGGAGGAAATGCCGGTCGGCGAGCCGGGCGAGCTCATTGTGAAGGGCCCTCAGGTTATGAAGGGCTATTGGAACCGGCCGGAGGAGACCTTCGATACGATCCGCAACGGTTGGCTGTTTACCGGGGATATGGCGACGATGGACGAGGAAGGTTATTTTACGATCATCGACCGCAAGAAGGATATGATTATTGCAAGCGGTTACAATATCTATCCGAGGGAGATCGAGGAAGTGTTGTATGAGCATCCTTCCGTCAAGGAGGCCGTGGTGGTCGGCACCAAGGACGATTACCGCGGCGAGACGGTCAAAGCTTACATCGTGCTCAAAGATGGAGCGGCTCCGGATCCTTCGGGATTGGAAAAGTTTTGCCGCAGCCAGTTGGCTGCTTATAAGGTTCCGCGGCAGTTCGTATTCCGCGATGCCCTGCCGAAGACGATGGTCGGCAAGGTGCTTCGCCGCAAGCTGCTGGAGGAAGAGGAGGAAGGCAGACCGACAGGCTGA
- the rnr gene encoding ribonuclease R, whose protein sequence is MITEQILLDFMRETAYKPMTYQELEQHFAIEDAHDFREFLKLLNDLEQSGKIILTSTQRYGVPERMSLLRGRLQAHPKGFAFLIPDDREHPDVYIHANDLKSAMNGDTVLVRISSQHSEGGKMEGEVVRIVTRAVTQVVGVFQNHEAYGFVLPDDKRINRDIFIPKHAMNGAVDGVKVVVKLVSYPEGRTAAEGEVVEILGHKDDPGVDILSIIRKHQLPEGFPEEVLAEADAAPDSITEEEIVQQGRRDLRSLNIVTIDGEDAKDLDDAVNVERLPNGHYRLGVHIADVSYYVREHSELDKEAYNRGCSVYLVDRVIPMLPHRLSNGICSLNPQVDRLTMSCVMEFNEQMKVVKHDIFTSVIRTKERMTYNNVRKILVDEDPELIERYSDLVEDFRLMQELALKLRNRRMRRGAVDFDFVESKVIVDENGKPIDIVKRERSIAEQIIEEFMLAANETVAEHFHWLKVPFIYRIHEDPDPEKLQNFMAFAANFGHHVKGRGNQIHPRALQSLLDDIHGTKEQTVLSTMMLRSMKQAKYDSESTGHFGLAAEYYSHFTSPIRRYPDLVIHRVIREVLESGGTLSEQRHEQLAARMADIAQQSSERERVAVDAERDTEALKKAEFMLDKVGEEFEGIISSVTSFGMFIELENTVEGLIRLSALTDDYYHFDEGHMALIGERTSKVFRIGNDVKVRVAKVNMDEHTIDFEMVDMKPRRQGRGGGTGGGDRGGAGGRGFGARDGAARGGKGRGKRSAAAEGGAPAGRREGSAGGQGGRAGGKRGGGEAAEGTETRSFAFGSGKGGYSSAGGGALGFDRNARSGGGGGKGRRKKTSRSGIFIGEGPTPGSGPAGPDGDASGGGGRRKRKSKGGNGTAAFVRKKKK, encoded by the coding sequence ATGATAACGGAACAAATTTTACTCGATTTTATGCGGGAAACTGCATACAAACCGATGACGTACCAGGAATTGGAGCAGCATTTTGCGATTGAGGATGCTCATGATTTCAGGGAGTTTTTAAAGCTGTTGAACGATCTGGAGCAGTCCGGAAAAATCATTCTGACCAGCACCCAGCGCTACGGCGTGCCGGAGCGGATGTCTTTGCTGCGCGGGCGCCTGCAGGCGCATCCGAAGGGTTTTGCGTTTCTGATTCCGGATGACCGGGAGCATCCCGATGTGTACATTCATGCGAACGACCTGAAGAGCGCCATGAACGGCGATACGGTGCTGGTTCGCATTAGCTCGCAGCATAGCGAGGGCGGCAAAATGGAAGGCGAGGTTGTCCGCATCGTCACCCGCGCCGTCACCCAAGTGGTGGGCGTCTTCCAAAATCACGAGGCGTATGGTTTTGTCCTGCCGGATGATAAGCGGATTAACCGGGATATTTTTATACCGAAGCATGCGATGAACGGCGCCGTGGACGGCGTGAAGGTCGTCGTCAAGCTGGTGAGCTATCCGGAGGGACGGACGGCGGCCGAGGGCGAGGTTGTGGAGATTTTGGGCCACAAGGATGATCCGGGCGTCGACATCCTGTCGATTATCCGTAAGCATCAGCTGCCGGAAGGCTTTCCGGAAGAGGTGCTGGCCGAGGCGGATGCTGCGCCGGATTCCATTACGGAAGAAGAAATCGTCCAGCAGGGCCGGCGGGATCTTCGCAGCTTAAATATCGTCACGATTGACGGCGAGGATGCGAAGGACTTGGACGACGCGGTCAACGTGGAACGCCTGCCGAATGGCCATTACCGTCTGGGCGTGCATATTGCCGACGTGAGCTATTACGTGCGCGAGCATTCCGAGCTGGACAAGGAAGCGTACAACCGCGGGTGCAGCGTCTACCTGGTAGACCGGGTCATTCCGATGCTGCCGCACCGCTTGTCCAACGGCATTTGCAGCTTGAATCCGCAGGTGGACCGTCTCACGATGTCCTGCGTCATGGAATTCAATGAGCAGATGAAGGTCGTGAAGCACGATATTTTCACAAGCGTGATTCGGACGAAGGAACGGATGACGTACAACAATGTGCGTAAAATTCTGGTCGACGAGGATCCGGAGCTGATCGAGCGTTACAGCGATCTGGTGGAGGATTTCCGCCTGATGCAGGAGCTGGCGCTGAAGCTGCGGAACCGCCGGATGCGGCGGGGCGCGGTCGATTTTGACTTTGTGGAGTCCAAGGTCATTGTCGATGAAAATGGCAAGCCGATCGATATCGTCAAACGGGAGCGCTCCATCGCGGAGCAGATTATCGAGGAATTCATGCTGGCCGCCAACGAAACGGTGGCTGAGCATTTCCACTGGCTGAAGGTGCCATTCATCTACCGAATCCACGAGGATCCGGATCCGGAGAAGCTGCAGAACTTCATGGCGTTTGCCGCGAATTTCGGCCACCATGTGAAAGGGCGCGGCAATCAGATTCATCCGCGTGCCCTGCAAAGCTTGCTGGACGACATCCACGGCACGAAAGAGCAGACGGTGCTCAGCACGATGATGCTCCGTTCGATGAAGCAGGCGAAGTACGATTCGGAGAGCACCGGCCATTTTGGTCTGGCGGCCGAGTACTATTCCCACTTCACGTCACCGATTCGCCGTTACCCGGACCTGGTCATTCACCGGGTGATCCGGGAGGTGCTGGAGAGCGGCGGAACGCTGAGCGAGCAGCGGCATGAGCAGCTCGCGGCCCGCATGGCCGACATCGCTCAGCAATCCTCGGAGCGCGAGCGCGTCGCCGTTGATGCTGAGCGTGACACCGAGGCCCTGAAGAAGGCCGAGTTCATGCTGGATAAGGTCGGCGAGGAATTCGAGGGCATTATCAGCAGCGTGACCAGCTTCGGGATGTTCATCGAGCTGGAGAATACGGTGGAAGGCCTGATTCGGCTCAGCGCGCTGACCGACGATTATTACCACTTCGACGAAGGCCACATGGCGCTGATCGGGGAGCGGACATCGAAGGTGTTCCGCATCGGCAATGACGTCAAGGTGCGCGTGGCGAAGGTGAATATGGATGAGCACACCATCGATTTTGAGATGGTGGATATGAAGCCGCGCCGGCAAGGCCGCGGCGGCGGTACTGGCGGCGGCGACCGCGGCGGAGCCGGTGGCCGCGGGTTTGGCGCCCGCGATGGCGCAGCCCGCGGGGGCAAGGGCCGCGGCAAGCGCAGCGCCGCGGCAGAAGGCGGCGCGCCGGCAGGGCGCCGCGAGGGCAGCGCCGGCGGCCAGGGCGGCCGTGCCGGCGGGAAGCGCGGCGGCGGAGAGGCCGCCGAAGGCACGGAGACGCGCAGCTTCGCGTTCGGCTCCGGCAAGGGCGGCTACAGCTCCGCCGGCGGCGGGGCCCTTGGCTTTGACCGCAACGCCCGCTCGGGCGGCGGAGGCGGCAAGGGCCGCCGGAAGAAGACGTCGCGCAGCGGCATCTTTATCGGCGAAGGACCGACGCCGGGCAGTGGGCCAGCCGGCCCTGATGGCGATGCCTCAGGCGGCGGCGGACGGCGCAAGCGGAAGAGCAAAGGCGGGAACGGCACAGCCGCTTTTGTGAGGAAGAAGAAAAAGTAG
- the secG gene encoding preprotein translocase subunit SecG, with protein sequence MVVLFEVLLVIFSIGLITVVLLQKGKSAGLAGAISGGAEHLFGKTKARGMDLVLQRITVGLAAGFMILAIVVAMLK encoded by the coding sequence ATGGTTGTATTGTTCGAAGTGCTGCTCGTCATTTTCTCCATCGGGTTGATTACGGTTGTTCTTCTCCAGAAAGGGAAAAGTGCAGGTCTTGCCGGTGCCATCTCCGGCGGTGCGGAACATCTGTTTGGCAAAACGAAGGCTCGCGGTATGGATCTCGTGCTGCAGCGCATTACCGTTGGTTTGGCGGCAGGATTCATGATCTTGGCGATTGTTGTTGCGATGTTGAAATAA
- the smpB gene encoding SsrA-binding protein SmpB yields MGKKSDGKVLAQNKKASHDYFIEDTYEAGMVLTGTEIKSIRNGRANIGDAFATIRNGEIHIHNMHISPFEQGNRSNPSDPTRARKLLLHKEQIRKLLGQSKQEGYTIVPLKIYIRNGYAKLLLGLGKGKKQYDKRADAAKKDAQRDIQRALREKQKIVR; encoded by the coding sequence ATGGGTAAGAAGAGTGACGGGAAGGTTCTGGCCCAGAACAAGAAAGCTTCCCATGATTACTTCATAGAAGATACGTACGAAGCGGGGATGGTTCTGACCGGGACCGAGATCAAGTCGATCCGTAACGGCCGTGCCAATATTGGCGACGCGTTTGCGACAATTCGCAATGGCGAGATCCACATTCACAATATGCACATCAGCCCGTTTGAGCAAGGGAACCGGAGCAATCCATCCGACCCGACGCGTGCGCGGAAGCTGCTGCTGCACAAAGAACAGATCCGTAAGCTGCTAGGTCAATCCAAGCAGGAAGGATATACGATCGTTCCGCTTAAAATCTATATCCGCAACGGTTATGCCAAGCTGCTGCTGGGCCTCGGCAAAGGTAAGAAGCAGTACGACAAGCGTGCGGATGCTGCGAAGAAGGACGCGCAGCGCGATATCCAGCGGGCACTGCGGGAGAAGCAGAAGATTGTGCGTTGA
- a CDS encoding PaaI family thioesterase, which translates to MHKADTSQDPKAGQPAFDREAYMEAMTKAAEPTFWGYLGCKLASATPEAVVVTLDAQPHHMNMMGIVHGGVLSSLMDNAMGIAVMLERPGESTVTSNLNVHFVMPAREGVLTVTARIVHQTRRSVTTECKITDAKGELVAISTGSFRVK; encoded by the coding sequence ATGCATAAAGCCGATACGAGCCAGGATCCGAAGGCCGGACAGCCGGCGTTTGACCGGGAGGCCTACATGGAGGCCATGACCAAGGCGGCGGAGCCTACCTTTTGGGGATATCTCGGCTGTAAGCTGGCTTCCGCTACCCCGGAAGCGGTTGTCGTCACCCTGGATGCGCAGCCTCATCATATGAATATGATGGGGATCGTGCATGGCGGTGTCCTCTCCTCGCTCATGGATAATGCTATGGGCATCGCCGTCATGCTGGAGCGTCCCGGCGAGTCGACGGTGACCAGCAACCTGAACGTGCATTTTGTCATGCCGGCCCGGGAGGGTGTCCTCACGGTAACGGCCCGAATCGTTCATCAGACGCGCCGTTCGGTAACGACGGAATGTAAAATTACCGATGCCAAGGGCGAGCTGGTTGCCATTAGCACCGGATCATTCCGAGTGAAATGA
- a CDS encoding acyl-CoA dehydrogenase family protein yields the protein MSDNQTKEPKIKGGSYIIDNLDVQRILTPEDFTEEHKMIGDTVRGFIDGEVVPHDEELEKLNYELTVDLLRKSGELGLLGADVPEPFGGVGLDKVSSTIISEALAKGSSFALSFGAHVGIGTLPIVFFGTAEQKKKYLPDLASGAKLAAYCLTEPTSGSDALGAKTTARLSDDGEYYILNGSKLYITNAGFADIFIVYAKIDGEHFTAFIVEKEMEGFTLGPEEKKMGIKGSSTRPLFFEDVKVPKENLLGEIGKGHRIAFNILNIGRYKLAAGTVGAAKETIELSAKYANTRKQFDTPISQFPLMRKKLAEMNIATFVMESMVYRTAGLLDEALQDIDYASEDAGALSAAAISDYAIECSINKVFCSEGLDFVADEGVQIHGGYGYIQEYKVERIYRDSRINRIFEGTNEINRLLIPGTLVKKAMKGEIALLQKAQGLQNELLQIVPGQTFEGTLEQEAHFLDMSKKIFLLAGGLAVQKFGTKLEKEQELLSNLADMMIDIFALESALLRTKKHIARTSEEKAAGMIEMTQVFAYEAFQRIEALAKETLASVETGDMLRMQLSVLKKLTRTSPVDTVALKRSIAARIVKNERYTV from the coding sequence ATGAGCGACAACCAAACGAAAGAACCGAAAATCAAAGGCGGCAGCTATATTATCGATAACCTGGACGTCCAGCGCATCCTGACCCCGGAGGATTTCACCGAGGAGCATAAAATGATCGGCGACACAGTCCGGGGCTTCATCGACGGTGAAGTGGTGCCGCATGATGAGGAGCTGGAGAAGCTCAATTACGAGCTGACCGTGGATTTGCTGCGCAAGTCCGGGGAGCTCGGACTGCTGGGCGCTGACGTGCCGGAGCCGTTCGGCGGCGTCGGGCTGGATAAAGTGAGCTCCACGATCATCAGCGAAGCGCTGGCCAAGGGCTCGTCCTTCGCCCTGTCCTTCGGGGCGCACGTCGGCATCGGGACGCTGCCGATCGTGTTCTTCGGCACGGCGGAGCAGAAGAAGAAGTACCTGCCGGACCTGGCCAGCGGGGCCAAACTCGCGGCCTACTGTCTGACCGAGCCGACGTCGGGCTCCGACGCGCTCGGCGCCAAAACGACGGCACGTTTATCCGATGACGGCGAATATTATATTTTGAACGGATCGAAGTTATATATTACCAATGCCGGATTTGCGGATATCTTTATCGTGTACGCCAAGATCGACGGCGAGCATTTCACCGCGTTCATCGTGGAGAAGGAGATGGAGGGCTTCACGCTCGGACCGGAAGAGAAGAAGATGGGCATCAAGGGCTCCTCGACGCGTCCGCTCTTCTTCGAGGATGTGAAGGTGCCGAAGGAGAATTTGCTGGGCGAAATCGGCAAAGGCCATCGCATCGCCTTCAACATCCTGAATATCGGCCGGTATAAATTGGCAGCCGGTACGGTCGGCGCGGCGAAGGAAACGATCGAGCTGAGCGCGAAATATGCAAATACCCGCAAACAGTTCGACACCCCGATCTCCCAGTTCCCGCTCATGCGCAAAAAGCTGGCCGAGATGAACATTGCCACCTTCGTGATGGAGAGCATGGTGTACCGCACAGCCGGCCTGCTTGACGAGGCGCTGCAGGACATCGATTATGCCAGCGAGGACGCAGGGGCCTTGTCGGCCGCTGCAATCTCGGATTATGCCATCGAATGCTCGATCAACAAGGTATTTTGCTCGGAAGGGCTGGATTTTGTAGCGGACGAAGGGGTTCAGATTCACGGAGGGTACGGGTACATTCAGGAGTACAAGGTGGAGCGGATCTACCGTGATTCCCGCATCAACCGCATTTTCGAGGGCACGAACGAGATTAACCGCCTGCTCATCCCGGGAACGCTCGTGAAAAAAGCCATGAAGGGTGAAATCGCGCTGCTGCAAAAAGCGCAAGGCCTGCAAAATGAACTGCTGCAGATCGTTCCTGGCCAAACGTTTGAGGGTACGCTGGAGCAGGAAGCCCATTTCCTGGATATGAGCAAAAAGATTTTCCTGCTCGCCGGCGGCCTTGCGGTTCAAAAATTCGGGACCAAGCTCGAGAAGGAACAGGAGTTATTATCCAATCTGGCGGACATGATGATTGATATTTTTGCGCTCGAAAGCGCCCTGCTGCGCACCAAGAAGCATATCGCTCGTACATCGGAAGAAAAAGCGGCCGGCATGATCGAGATGACGCAGGTATTTGCGTATGAAGCGTTCCAACGCATCGAGGCGCTCGCCAAAGAAACGCTGGCCTCGGTGGAAACCGGCGATATGCTGCGCATGCAGCTGTCGGTATTGAAAAAGCTGACCCGCACCAGCCCGGTCGATACGGTAGCGCTGAAGCGCAGCATTGCAGCCCGCATCGTCAAAAACGAGCGGTATACGGTGTAA